A genomic window from Pecten maximus chromosome 6, xPecMax1.1, whole genome shotgun sequence includes:
- the LOC117329395 gene encoding uncharacterized protein LOC117329395 yields MKFKGGNVSVNNRATMDVRTLCSVMMVLIPVIVADNVKVEYYSTTTFKCDSMDLNITTIPSNANNIQAKYWILPSGERIDNTSTSEMKKGELSWSISDWSNYSLTVRNVDDDDFGLYYCIIVRTNYHLDVVQKGLNIDGPDYSKLMERYRHNAMIGGIAAAVLFAVICGACLINHFRYSSKRSKDRKEGLELDGGYYDNAAADSGIDGVKGNVEATEKL; encoded by the exons ATGAAATTTAAAGGAGGGAACGTCAGCGTTAATAA TCGTGCGACCATGGATGTTCGAACACTGTGCAGTGTGATGATGGTTCTAATTCCAGTCATTGTGGCAGACAATGTTAAGGTGGAATACTATAGTACCACTACTTTTAAGTGCGATAGCATGGACTTGAATATCACCACCATTCCTAGTAACGCTAACAACATACAAGCAAAGTACTGGATTCTCCCGTCGGGCGAAAGGATTGACAACACTTCAACTTCCGAAATGAAGAAAGGTGAATTATCTTGGTccatttctgattggtccaacTACAGCCTCACTGTAAGAAATGTAGACGATGACGATTTCggtttatattattgtatcatAGTGAGGACCAACTACCACCTGGATGTCGTACAGAAAGGTTTAAATATCGACGGACCTGATTATTCCAAATTAATGGAGCGTTATCGACACAATGCGATGATTGGTGGAATAGCCGCTGCTGTACTTTTTGCCGTCATCTGCGGAGCCTGTCTGATAAATCACTTCCGGTATAGTTCCAAAAGAAGTAAAGATCGTAAGGAGGGGCTGGAGCTTGATGGAGGATATTACGACAATGCAGCAGCTGATTCCGGCATCGATGGAGTTAAAGGCAACGTAGAGGCCACTGAAAAGTTGTAG